Proteins found in one Labrus bergylta chromosome 8, fLabBer1.1, whole genome shotgun sequence genomic segment:
- the dbf4 gene encoding protein DBF4 homolog A, which produces MKPRRTQRHSGKGLVTGGDKATLSQAKPAQVKPFAGKVFYLDLPSNRVAESLEGDIKELGGIVEKFFSKEIKYLVSNKREAKYVHCLRQDSPVPSPDSAQSSPHPRANPPRPGSHGDSIKCKSQGQTDTFVKSRGKSLVEKVVKEQERVQMNKILSNALEWGVKVLYVDDILAYVRKRKRTVSGQHPATTAVKTSLHLRAKVETAAKHSFLKLKGGRISKPFMKVEDSSRHYRPIYLTMPNMPEFNLKTLPPCSPFCVEDKDPPGNKQRGHSEEPVHVRKKNRDKKRSGYCECCLVKYENLTTHLQSDRHKAFSKTDEYLVVDRLVSNLPCNLFHIKPQVKRPKCSVSSFLVAPGPCGKTELRREGDLDTSEIIKEEQQQTDDGRKGSNLGHILKMKSPPAPLIHKERDRRTYGTHLGRSKHKPLARKRPCRQTSLTSCTQKAGKAEISRPGTETAPSRGDITAPAASGVSQVDPVDRIIIQDDNILSSHVCSMNKHEVCLSVIMHPEESDKKQESSLCEAVQSTVTENNSEEATPPTENFPPVQKIQRRVKVYKHKRRKVDTLVKHVKPSDIPDDSMLKLFQSSDNMEVEFLGF; this is translated from the exons ATGAAGCCAAGACGCACCCAGAGACATTCAG GGAAAGGCCTTGTTACTGGAGGTGATAAGGCAACACTGAGCCAAGCCAAGCCTGCTCAAGTCAAACCTTTTGCTGGGAAAGTGTTTTACCTGGATCTGCCATCTAATAGAGTAGCAGAGTCTTTGGAAGGGGACATAAAGGAACTTGGAGGG ATTGTGGAGAAGTTTTTTAGTAAGGAAATAAAGTATCTGGTATCCAACAAGAGGGAGGCTAAATACGTGCATTGCCTCAGACAGGACTCTCCAGTCCCCAGCCCAGACTCTGCACAGAGTTCTCCTCACCCCCGCGCCAACCCGCCTCGGCCTGGCAGCCATGGAGACAGCATCAAATGCAAGTCTCAGGGCCAAACTGACACA TTTGTTAAAAGTAGGGGGAAGTCTTTGGTGGAGAAAGTGGTGAAAGAGCAG gaAAGGGTACAGATGAACAAGATTCTGTCAAATGCTTTGGAGTGGGGTGTGAAAGTCCTTTACGTAGATG ATATATTAGCCTATGTTCGGAAGAGAAAAAGGACTGTCAGCGGCCAGCATCCTGCCACcactgctgtaaaaacaagttTACACTTGCGG GCCAAAGTTGAGACAGCAGCAAAACACAGCTTTCTAAAATTGAAAG GAGGAAGGATCAGTAAACCGTTCATGAAGGTTGAGGACTCGAGCAG ACACTATCGTCCAATCTACCTCACTATGCCAAACATGCCTGAGTTCAACCTGAAGACTCTTCCTCCCTGTAGTCCCTTCTGTGTCGAGGACAAGGATCCTCCTGGGAACAAACAGCGAGGACACAG TGAAGAGCCAGTACACGTCCGAAAGAAGAACAGAGACAAGAAGCGAAGCGGCTACTGCGAGTGCTGTTTGGTCAAATATGAGAACCTCACAACG CATCTACAGAGCGACCGCCACAAGGCTTTCTCAAAGACTGACGAATATCTAGTTGTGGACAGACTGGTTTCAAACCTTCCCTGCAACTTATTTCACATCAAAcctcaagtaaaaag GCCCAAGTgcagtgtttcctcttttctggTTGCTCCTGGACCTTGTGGGAAAACGGAGCTAAGGCGCGAGGGAGATCTGGATACCTCAGAGATTATTAAAGAAGAGCAGCAACAGACTGATGATGGCCGCAAGGGATCTAATTtaggacacattttaaaaatgaaatcccCTCCTGCCCCTCTgattcacaaagagagagacagacggactTATGGCACTCACTTGGGCAGATCCAAGCACAAACCTCTTGCACGTAAACGGCCGTGCAGACAGACTTCATTGACTTCTTGCACTCAGAAAGCTGGTAAGGCTGAAATTTCTCGGCCCGGTACAGAAACAGCACCCTCTAGAGGTGACATTACTGCCCCTGCTGCCTCTGGAGTATCTCAGGTTGACCCAGTGGACCGAATAATAATTCAAGATGATAACATCCTATCCTCTCACGTCTGCTCTATGAACAAGCATGAAGTTTGCCTCAGTGTAATAATGCATCCTGAGGAGTCGGATAAGAAGCAGGAATCATCCCTTTGTGAGGCTGTACAAAGTACAGTAACTGAAAACAACTCTGAAGAAGCAACTCCTCCCACAGAAAACTTTCCTCCTGTTCAGAAAATACAGAGGAGGGTCAAAGTTTATAAACACAAAAGAAGGAAAGTGGACACTCTTGTGAAACATGTAAAGCCAAGTGACATTCCTGATGACTCCATGCTGAAACTTTTTCAGTCAAGTGATAACATGGAGGTGGAATTTCTCGGGTTTTAA
- the slc25a40 gene encoding mitochondrial glutathione transporter SLC25A40 yields the protein MSGQSLSSSANGGITPLQQMVASCSGALLTSLFVTPLDVVKIRLQAQKSPFPKGKCFVYCNGLMDHICVCENGNSKAWYKAPGHFNGTLDAFVKIIRQEGIKSLWSGLPPTLVMAIPATVIYFTCYDQLCAALRLRMGDYSQEAPLVAGATARVGSATVISPLELIRTKLQSQKQSYRELTACIRSAVETEGWLSLWRGLGPTLYRDVPFSAMYWYNYEKSKGWLCEQYNTREPTLTITFLSGALSGSIASIITLPFDVVKTRRQVELGELQAKNLSHEVSSSTFSVMSRIVAQEGVGGLFAGFIPRLIKVAPACAIMISTYEFGKAFFRKHNQERMLMPLQTSNT from the exons ATGAGTGGTCAAAGTCTATCGTCTTCAGCCAATGGTGGCATTACTCCACTCCAACAGATGGTGGCGTCCTGCTCCGGAGCCCTGCTCACATCTCTGTTCG tcactCCTTTGGATGTTGTGAAGATCAGACTGCAAGCACAGAAAAGTCCCTTCCCTAAAG GGAAATGCTTTGTCTACTGTAATGGACTCATGGAccacatatgtgtgtgtgaaaatggaAATTCCAAGGCCTGGTACAAAGCACCCGGTCACTTCAATGGCACACTG gatGCCTTTGTCAAGATAATTCGACAAGAAGGCATAAAGTCATTATGGAGCGGGTTACCTCCAACACT tgtgatGGCAATCCCAGCCACAGTGATCTACTTCACGTGCTATGACCAGCTGTGTGCAGCGCTCAGGCTCCGGATGGGAGACTACTCTCAAGAGGCTCCTCTTGTAGCTGGAGCCACCGCCAGAG TGGGTTCAGCAACAGTGATCAGCCCTCTGGAGCTGATCCGTACAAAGCTGCAGTCTCAGAAACAGTCGTACAGGGAGCTGACTGCCTGCATCCGCTCGGCCGTAGAGACAGAAGGCTGGCTGTCTCTGTGGCGAGGTCTGGGGCCCACGTTGTACAGAGACGTTCCATTCTCAGCCATGTACTGGTACAACTACGAAAAGAGCAAGGGCTGGCTGTGTGAACAGTACAACACCAGAGAGCCAACGCTAACCATTACCTTCCTCTCTGGAGCGCTGTCTGGCTCT ATTGCTTCCATCATAACGTTACCCTTTGATGTTGTCAAAACAAGAAGGCAGGTGGAGCTGGGGGAGCTACAAGCCAAGAACT TGTCACATGAGGTGTCCTCCTCCACTTTCAGTGTTATGAGCAGGATTGTGGCACAGGAAGGTGTTGGGGGACTGTTTGCAG GTTTCATCCCCAGGCTGATCAAAGTGGCTCCAGCCTGCGCCATCATGATCAGCACGTACGAGTTTGGAAAAGCCTTCTTCCGCAAACACAACCAGGAGAGGATGCTCATGCCACTGCAGACCAGCAACACCTGA
- the rundc3b gene encoding RUN domain-containing protein 3B isoform X3: MENVRSSRAKGRAWIRVALMEKRISEYISALRDLETTRRFYEDGAIMLGEEAGLLADTLIGLNTIDFSFCLKGEGLDASCPPVIDYTPYLKFTQSADSISSDEEEMRTLGSSGSESSTPDKTATAASIFTEQSNLVSKCKRFEQKYRMALEQKGYLEELVRLREAQLSEAMSHNKALQQGLTDMHLSHTLEKEQLEYIVLELQDQLTVLKNNDLRSRQELTAHLTNQWPSPVALDANAVALDTLLYRKRRGQWEEKSFQSLEQLSADMSLSQTSLEPSHSLSLEVQPTGSSHWSQQGKEETQSLRGLCGSLTSVASYKSLATLKSNECLASPSTEICSPDITPS; the protein is encoded by the exons ATGGAGAATGTGCGATCGTCGAGAGCCAAA GGCAGAGCATGGATCAGAGTGGCCCTGATGGAGAAAAGAATATCAGAATACATCTCCGCTCTGAGGGATCTAGAAACGACCAG GAGGTTTTATGAGGATGGAGCGATAATGCTGGGAGAGGAGGCGGGGCTGTTAGCAGACACACTCATCGGACTCAACACCATCGACTTCAG CTTCTGTCTGAAAGGAGAAGGCCTGGACGCTAGCTGCCCCCCTGTGATCGACTACACACCTTACCTGAAGTTCACGCAAAG CGCGGACAGCATCAGCAGCGacgaggaggagatgaggactCTGGGCAGCAGCGGCAGCGAGAGCAGCACCCCTGACAAAACGGCAACGGCCGCCTCCATCTTCACTGAGCAGAGCAACCTAGTCAGCAAGTGCAAACGCTTTGAGCAGAAGTATCGCATGGCGCTGGAGCAGAAG ggTTACCTTGAAGAGCTGGTCCGTCTGCGTGAGGCCCAGCTGTCAGAGGCCATGTCTCACAACAAAGCTCTTCAGCAGGGCCTAACAGACATGCACCTCTCACACACGCTGGAGAAGGAGCAGCTTGAGTACATCGTGTTAGAGCTACAGGATCAACT GACGGTGCTGAAGAACAATGATTTGCGGTCCAGACAGGAGCTGACAGCCCATCTGACCAATCAGTGGCCGTCTCCTGTTGCCTTGGATGCCAATGCCGTTGCCTTGGATACGCTGCTGTACAGGAAGAGAAGGGGACAGTGGGAGGA AAAGAGTTTCCAGAGTCTGGAGCAGCTGTCTGCAGACATGAGCCTCTCCCAGACATCTCTCGAGCCATCACACTCGTTGAGTCTGGAGGTCCAACCAACCGGCAGCTCACACTGGTCCCAGCAAG GTAAAGAAGAAACTCAATCTTTAAGAGGTCTGTGCGGCTCCCTGACCTCAGTCGCCAGCTACAAGTCTCTGGCCACCCTGAAGTCCAACGAGTGTTTGGCCAGTCCTTCAACAGAGATCTGCAGCCCTGACATCACGCCTTCATAG